A portion of the Calditrichota bacterium genome contains these proteins:
- a CDS encoding T9SS type A sorting domain-containing protein, with protein sequence MKRFLLLLVLVMSVALVQTSPAQVIFNFDDANLGTQGFGYWWGDAGSNLRQMTDATYGGVLALDLNVTGDGKAAIGVDPLDMKWTETTVGAYFLTYDIFIPADFPDSAMIKVWSQDKTNWTWIDVKFSPTQWLEGARPLIKGAWNTVTFAIKRFNELNSNYLPWNAKGGLEIYLGYVTGAWSGTILIDNVTLWGVEPDVAADFNDPNLGTQGFGYWWGDAGSNLRQMDDPNYGGVLAMDLNATGDGKAAIGLDPLDMGWTETTEGAAFVTYDVFIPADIPDTVMIKAWSQDKTNWTWIDVKYSPANGWGGSKPLKKGEWNTLTFPVKRSHQLNSNYLPWNAKGGLEVYFNTKNGWTGTLMVDNVQFHTMEVGKKWVLADFENEARGTYDFVNTGWNTAMTAINWAADPTGHSVGVLQTDWDFALDVKAQFVNQNIDLQWTDTDTGATAITIDVYLPDNTPVGTQISLWATDKVSWTWTETSFTVSDTTLQPGQWHTLTYNVLDKLADLDPHGSIRAGVQVYSTESWAGTIYWDNYTLVGVEEPAGALLSPEAAAIVDTANVVQPYVFAQVQWTDNPDNLSETYNVYASPNPITDLTAADVVRIGTKIPRQVQYWNHRPYTTHGGDITFYYAVTATGLDGTETELRDVSSVGPVTVPSSPTLKAVYDPNFNFMIDGSLAEFLTYENFNITPEGVGVDAAGDWTPASTDLNLTTCIFVIDDDYLYLGANVVDDDLAESGQAWEGDAFELFIGFYNAMALNALHDLNDVDNPGTGDYRISFTSWGEIQQSGSSPRTFPGLEALILPSPTGYQIEAKIALDSLAANHDFTPQVGDMLPIRIDINDKDLVLDAPETGRTKQLNIGGVRNTENWKRPSSWGYLEVYAPTGVETAEDNPALPERTQLHENYPNPFNPETRIKFDLADAGHVKLEIYNMLGQKICTLIDADKPAGYHAAQWDGRNDAGVKVSSGIYFYKLKTADYSKTLKMLLMK encoded by the coding sequence ATGAAACGATTTTTGTTACTACTGGTGCTGGTCATGAGCGTTGCTCTTGTCCAGACTTCCCCGGCGCAGGTCATTTTCAATTTTGATGACGCGAATTTGGGGACTCAAGGATTCGGCTATTGGTGGGGCGATGCCGGGTCCAATTTGCGCCAGATGACTGATGCGACTTACGGCGGCGTTCTCGCGCTGGATTTGAACGTAACTGGCGACGGAAAAGCTGCTATCGGAGTGGATCCGCTGGACATGAAATGGACCGAAACAACAGTCGGCGCCTATTTTCTTACTTATGACATTTTCATTCCGGCTGATTTTCCGGACAGCGCCATGATTAAAGTCTGGAGCCAGGACAAAACCAACTGGACCTGGATCGATGTGAAATTTTCTCCCACGCAATGGCTCGAAGGGGCCAGACCTTTGATTAAAGGGGCGTGGAATACGGTTACTTTCGCAATCAAACGTTTCAACGAATTAAACAGCAATTATCTGCCCTGGAACGCCAAAGGCGGATTAGAAATTTATCTCGGCTATGTTACGGGAGCCTGGTCAGGAACGATTCTGATCGACAATGTCACTCTCTGGGGCGTGGAACCCGATGTGGCGGCAGATTTTAACGATCCCAATTTGGGAACTCAGGGATTCGGCTATTGGTGGGGCGATGCCGGTTCCAATCTGCGCCAAATGGACGACCCGAATTACGGTGGCGTGCTGGCGATGGATCTGAATGCCACTGGTGACGGCAAAGCTGCCATCGGACTTGATCCGCTGGATATGGGCTGGACTGAAACGACCGAAGGCGCCGCATTTGTGACTTACGATGTTTTTATTCCGGCGGACATTCCGGACACGGTCATGATTAAAGCCTGGAGCCAGGACAAAACTAACTGGACCTGGATCGATGTGAAATATTCACCGGCAAATGGCTGGGGTGGATCGAAACCTTTGAAAAAAGGTGAATGGAACACATTGACGTTTCCGGTGAAACGCTCGCATCAGTTGAATAGCAATTATCTGCCGTGGAATGCCAAGGGGGGTCTGGAAGTCTATTTTAACACTAAGAACGGCTGGACTGGCACGCTGATGGTGGACAATGTGCAGTTCCATACTATGGAAGTGGGCAAAAAGTGGGTGCTCGCTGATTTTGAAAATGAAGCTCGCGGCACGTACGATTTTGTGAACACGGGCTGGAACACCGCGATGACAGCCATCAACTGGGCCGCTGATCCCACCGGACATTCTGTGGGCGTTTTGCAGACTGACTGGGATTTTGCGCTGGATGTAAAGGCTCAATTTGTGAACCAGAACATTGATTTGCAATGGACAGACACAGACACCGGAGCAACGGCGATTACTATTGACGTTTATCTGCCGGATAATACGCCAGTTGGGACGCAAATTAGTCTGTGGGCGACGGATAAAGTTTCCTGGACCTGGACAGAGACGTCATTTACTGTGTCGGATACAACGCTGCAGCCGGGACAGTGGCATACGCTTACTTACAATGTGCTGGATAAATTGGCTGATCTGGATCCCCATGGCAGTATCCGCGCCGGAGTTCAGGTCTATTCTACGGAAAGCTGGGCTGGTACGATTTACTGGGACAATTACACGCTGGTCGGTGTGGAAGAACCGGCAGGCGCCTTGCTGTCACCCGAAGCAGCCGCAATTGTGGACACTGCTAACGTTGTGCAGCCTTACGTTTTCGCACAGGTTCAATGGACAGATAATCCGGATAATTTGAGTGAAACTTACAACGTTTATGCTAGCCCAAATCCGATCACTGATTTGACGGCGGCCGATGTCGTCCGTATCGGCACAAAAATTCCGCGGCAGGTGCAGTACTGGAATCACAGGCCTTACACCACTCATGGCGGAGATATCACTTTTTACTACGCAGTGACGGCGACCGGTCTGGACGGCACTGAGACGGAACTGCGTGACGTGAGTTCGGTAGGCCCGGTCACTGTTCCGTCGTCTCCGACGCTGAAAGCTGTCTACGATCCGAATTTCAATTTCATGATCGACGGCTCGCTGGCGGAATTTTTAACTTACGAAAATTTCAACATTACCCCTGAAGGTGTAGGCGTTGATGCAGCCGGAGACTGGACACCGGCATCTACAGACCTCAATTTGACAACCTGTATTTTTGTCATTGACGATGATTATCTCTATCTCGGCGCCAATGTCGTGGACGATGATTTGGCTGAAAGCGGTCAAGCCTGGGAAGGCGATGCATTCGAATTGTTCATCGGATTTTACAATGCAATGGCATTGAACGCGCTGCATGATCTGAATGATGTTGACAATCCGGGTACCGGAGATTACCGAATTTCTTTCACATCGTGGGGCGAAATTCAGCAAAGCGGAAGCTCTCCGAGAACTTTTCCGGGACTGGAAGCGTTGATTTTGCCGAGTCCCACGGGCTACCAGATTGAGGCGAAAATTGCGCTGGATTCTCTGGCGGCAAATCATGATTTTACGCCGCAGGTCGGAGATATGCTTCCCATTCGTATCGACATCAATGACAAAGACCTGGTGCTGGACGCGCCGGAAACAGGAAGAACAAAACAACTTAACATTGGCGGCGTGAGAAACACAGAAAATTGGAAACGTCCTTCCAGTTGGGGTTATCTCGAAGTTTACGCGCCGACAGGTGTGGAAACCGCCGAAGATAATCCTGCACTTCCCGAGCGCACGCAATTGCATGAAAATTATCCCAATCCTTTCAATCCGGAAACGCGAATCAAATTTGATCTGGCAGATGCGGGCCATGTCAAACTGGAAATCTACAATATGTTAGGCCAGAAGATTTGTACGCTGATTGATGCGGACAAGCCTGCGGGCTATCATGCGGCACAATGGGACGGCAGAAATGATGCCGGAGTCAAAGTCTCGAGCGGAATTTATTTTTACAAATTGAAAACTGCGGACTATTCCAAGACGCTCAAGATGTTGTTGATGAAATAA
- a CDS encoding TonB-dependent receptor, with amino-acid sequence MLRKYLWLFLVTLFFATVFQNISYAGITGKIAGRLIDKQTGEPLPGGNVVVVGMVRDGKEVRFPVEQVKGAATDLNGEFYILNLPPGQYIVEASYMGYEKQVRKPVRISADYTTRLDFQLSQVTLELGEEVVVTAKRERIRKDLTSSAVSVSADQLQSLPVREVSDVLELQAGVVRDAGGQLHIRGGRSTEIVYLVDGIQVIDPLNRQAGISIDNQAVQELQAITGTFNAEYGQALSGVINIVTKQGSDDYRFNFIGYLGDFLSFDDKTYYVMDNPAWARFAAHRLTNQFFEEDLNYLNSGEYDFQSSSVIKDKPYLKKKGYLNTFNPLTNTDLQFNTSGPIPWTKKRVTYFISGRYYYDPDYTYGKRYFMPWGFSSPAKDTVHTFKKPDDKLMPLSWAEQYSLQSKLYFRPVASMNFSYGLYLSKRRNRDASNRYKYVPDATKIHHNLSQTHVFSLNHTLSPKTFYELKISYFQKDYHGELYDDPYDYRYMPTKRADFEQYVFDRRNNKWVSVQLNNSDFVYFGNDVQRWKNKVKHWSFKWDMTSQVTNRHLMKWGFGGIFHDLYNEAYTLQFDQTTYRPYIPDPDSSAFSQNYHYKPREFSAYVQDKIEFQELIINLGLRFDYFDSDGKTLADPADPEILDPVKNAHRYKNYDPNLPEDQWGPEYTLEEREQFWYKKPKPKYQLSPRFGISFPITSQGVIHFSYGWFFQNPELRYLYENPKFWVDVKKANVNPLIGNADIGPERTVMYEVGLQQGLWDRLFLNVTGFYRDIRDWVGISAPIDTYWGTTYHKYINYDHAAVKGITFNSQFALSDFSVNLDYTFMIAKGTYSNPQEAYTQIRDNKEPRIQLINLDWDQRHTLNATFGYQKNGWNASMVASLNSGFPYTPSFYRGETVGGTTLSELKVNSEVRPTTFTIDLRISRRVKLFGMNYDLMLNVYNLLDTRNARTVYSDTGRPDVTFASRTQEDRNAGLDVEISDVKEYYTRPGNYYPPRFIQLGIGVGL; translated from the coding sequence ATGTTACGAAAGTATTTGTGGCTATTTCTCGTTACTTTGTTTTTTGCGACTGTTTTTCAAAATATCTCTTACGCCGGCATCACCGGAAAAATTGCCGGTCGATTGATTGACAAGCAAACCGGGGAACCGCTGCCCGGCGGGAATGTGGTTGTCGTCGGCATGGTGCGCGATGGGAAGGAAGTTCGTTTCCCGGTTGAACAAGTCAAAGGCGCCGCCACTGATCTCAACGGCGAATTTTATATTTTGAATTTGCCGCCGGGGCAGTACATCGTGGAAGCGAGCTACATGGGTTACGAAAAACAGGTGCGCAAACCAGTGCGAATTTCGGCGGATTACACCACGCGACTGGATTTTCAGTTGTCGCAAGTGACGCTGGAATTGGGCGAAGAAGTTGTTGTCACTGCAAAGCGTGAACGGATAAGAAAAGATTTGACTTCGTCGGCGGTTTCCGTGAGCGCAGATCAGTTGCAATCATTGCCGGTGCGAGAAGTCAGTGATGTGCTGGAACTGCAGGCAGGCGTGGTTCGCGATGCCGGAGGCCAACTCCACATCCGCGGCGGCAGAAGCACGGAAATCGTGTATCTGGTTGACGGCATTCAGGTGATCGATCCGCTCAATCGACAGGCAGGAATTTCTATTGACAATCAGGCAGTGCAGGAATTGCAGGCGATCACCGGGACTTTCAATGCTGAGTACGGACAAGCGCTCTCCGGAGTTATCAACATTGTTACGAAGCAGGGGAGTGACGATTACCGTTTTAATTTTATCGGCTACCTGGGGGATTTTCTGAGTTTCGATGACAAGACCTATTACGTCATGGACAATCCGGCCTGGGCGCGATTTGCCGCGCACCGCCTGACCAATCAATTTTTCGAGGAAGATTTGAATTATTTGAATTCCGGCGAGTATGATTTTCAATCTTCCTCTGTCATTAAAGATAAGCCTTATTTGAAAAAGAAAGGTTATCTCAACACATTCAATCCGCTCACCAATACGGACTTGCAGTTCAACACAAGCGGTCCCATCCCCTGGACAAAAAAGCGGGTAACCTATTTTATTTCCGGCAGGTATTATTACGATCCTGACTACACTTATGGCAAACGCTATTTCATGCCCTGGGGGTTTTCCAGCCCGGCGAAGGATACGGTGCACACGTTCAAAAAGCCGGATGACAAATTAATGCCGTTAAGTTGGGCAGAGCAATATTCGTTGCAGTCGAAATTGTATTTTAGACCCGTGGCGTCGATGAACTTCAGCTACGGCCTTTATTTGAGTAAGCGTCGTAATCGCGACGCCAGTAATCGCTACAAATATGTTCCTGATGCGACAAAGATTCATCATAATTTGAGTCAAACCCATGTTTTTTCATTAAATCATACTTTGTCGCCGAAAACCTTTTACGAACTGAAAATCAGCTATTTCCAGAAAGACTATCATGGAGAACTTTACGACGATCCTTACGATTATCGTTACATGCCGACCAAACGAGCGGATTTCGAGCAATACGTGTTTGATCGGCGAAATAATAAGTGGGTTTCCGTGCAATTGAACAACAGTGATTTTGTCTATTTTGGCAACGATGTGCAGCGCTGGAAGAATAAAGTCAAGCATTGGTCTTTCAAGTGGGACATGACCAGTCAGGTGACAAATCGTCATTTGATGAAATGGGGATTTGGCGGAATTTTTCATGATTTGTACAACGAGGCATACACGCTTCAATTTGATCAAACGACTTACAGGCCTTACATTCCGGATCCGGATTCTTCAGCATTTTCGCAAAATTATCATTACAAACCGCGCGAGTTTTCTGCCTATGTGCAGGATAAAATTGAATTTCAGGAATTAATCATCAATTTGGGTTTACGGTTCGATTATTTTGATTCGGACGGAAAAACGCTTGCTGATCCTGCTGATCCGGAAATTCTCGATCCGGTGAAAAACGCGCATCGTTACAAAAATTACGATCCCAATTTACCGGAAGATCAGTGGGGGCCGGAATACACGCTTGAAGAACGGGAGCAATTCTGGTACAAAAAACCCAAACCCAAATATCAGCTCAGTCCGCGTTTCGGCATTTCTTTTCCCATCACATCGCAAGGCGTGATTCATTTTTCTTATGGCTGGTTTTTCCAGAATCCGGAATTGCGCTATTTGTACGAAAACCCAAAATTCTGGGTCGACGTAAAAAAGGCAAATGTCAATCCGCTCATCGGAAATGCGGACATCGGACCCGAGCGGACCGTTATGTACGAAGTTGGTTTGCAACAGGGTCTGTGGGATCGGCTGTTTTTGAACGTGACCGGATTTTATCGCGACATTCGTGATTGGGTCGGCATTAGCGCGCCGATCGATACTTACTGGGGCACGACTTACCACAAATATATTAATTACGATCACGCGGCGGTAAAAGGAATTACTTTTAACTCGCAATTTGCTCTGTCCGATTTCTCCGTCAATTTGGATTACACTTTTATGATTGCCAAGGGTACTTACTCCAATCCGCAGGAAGCGTACACGCAGATTCGCGACAACAAAGAACCGCGCATTCAGTTGATCAATCTGGATTGGGATCAGCGGCATACTTTGAATGCGACATTTGGTTACCAAAAAAATGGCTGGAATGCGAGCATGGTAGCATCTTTGAATTCCGGATTCCCTTACACGCCGAGTTTTTATCGCGGCGAAACAGTCGGCGGGACGACTTTGAGCGAGCTGAAAGTGAATAGTGAAGTGCGACCCACGACTTTCACGATTGATTTGCGCATCTCGCGGCGGGTAAAATTATTCGGAATGAATTATGATTTGATGCTCAATGTTTACAATTTACTGGATACGCGGAATGCGCGTACTGTTTACTCGGATACAGGCAGACCCGATGTTACTTTTGCTTCCCGTACTCAGGAAGATCGTAACGCCGGGTTGGACGTGGAAATTTCTGATGTCAAAGAATATTACACACGTCCCGGAAATTATTATCCCCCGCGCTTCATTCAATTGGGAATCGGAGTCGGTTTGTAA
- a CDS encoding cellulase family glycosylhydrolase yields MNLKQAKIIFLIFFIFALIQSSLVCSLVSAEEYLWAGANQYQLWFQRLGRIQQQLNAMQEANLSVLRIFLGHRAQYLSWEDPPEAYTFEDPVGTFHDENLEKVDYLMSECQKRGIRLIIALSVHSKPYLDKYGPVNIYSSAASISDHKNRFSHFLNHYNSYLGKAWKDCDEVVYAWEIQNEAGIPLLDVTGLSSQERHDMIRNFLSELASHLKQIDPNTKVSLGIAGYANYYHQGKSGDDIRTLGNIPDADIYTLHFYGGNLSKWIDDNLSYCRSINKLLFVEEFGDTRSAGMSELKNLYSSVCNICRERGIPWMFWRLGHRKDENTYSVNSDDAVWQDVIVPEAQQILQTVTSDNWGIHPATAVEACGEVEQDFQISCFPNPFNRAIQFNVKNSSGIEKIDIFNLTGQLIFSKKIPIRQGDFQFIWGAKDSSGSEIPSGVYFAIFTRSNQKQLTRKILFIK; encoded by the coding sequence ATGAACTTGAAACAGGCCAAAATCATTTTTCTCATTTTTTTTATTTTCGCTTTGATTCAAAGCAGCCTTGTCTGCAGCCTTGTCTCTGCTGAAGAATATCTCTGGGCTGGCGCGAATCAATACCAGCTCTGGTTCCAGCGATTAGGTAGAATTCAGCAGCAACTGAACGCCATGCAGGAAGCCAATTTGTCAGTGCTGCGAATTTTTCTGGGGCATCGTGCTCAGTATCTGAGTTGGGAGGATCCACCAGAAGCGTACACATTTGAAGATCCGGTGGGTACATTTCATGACGAAAATCTGGAAAAAGTCGATTATCTTATGTCCGAATGCCAGAAGCGAGGTATTCGATTGATCATTGCTCTTTCCGTTCATTCGAAACCCTATCTGGATAAATACGGTCCTGTGAACATTTATTCGTCAGCAGCATCGATCTCCGACCACAAAAATCGATTTTCCCATTTTTTGAATCATTACAATTCTTATCTGGGAAAAGCCTGGAAAGATTGTGATGAAGTTGTTTACGCCTGGGAAATCCAAAACGAAGCGGGAATTCCTTTGCTGGATGTGACAGGGCTTTCTTCGCAGGAAAGACATGACATGATTCGGAATTTCCTGAGCGAATTGGCGTCTCATTTGAAGCAAATTGATCCGAACACAAAAGTTTCACTGGGCATCGCCGGTTATGCCAATTATTATCATCAGGGAAAATCCGGCGACGATATTCGAACTCTGGGCAACATTCCCGATGCTGACATTTACACGCTTCATTTCTATGGCGGGAATTTGAGCAAATGGATAGACGACAATTTGTCCTATTGCCGTTCGATCAATAAATTGCTTTTTGTGGAGGAATTCGGAGACACGCGCAGCGCTGGCATGAGCGAATTGAAAAATCTGTACAGCAGCGTGTGCAATATCTGCCGTGAAAGAGGCATCCCCTGGATGTTCTGGCGGCTCGGGCACAGAAAAGATGAAAATACTTACAGTGTCAACAGCGATGATGCGGTGTGGCAGGATGTGATTGTTCCCGAGGCGCAGCAAATTTTGCAGACTGTCACTTCGGACAATTGGGGAATTCATCCGGCGACGGCGGTTGAGGCATGCGGAGAAGTCGAACAAGATTTTCAAATCTCTTGTTTCCCGAATCCATTCAATCGAGCGATTCAATTTAACGTAAAAAATAGTTCGGGCATTGAAAAGATTGATATTTTTAATTTGACGGGACAACTCATTTTTTCAAAAAAAATTCCAATCAGACAGGGAGATTTTCAATTCATCTGGGGCGCGAAGGATTCGTCAGGAAGTGAAATTCCTTCCGGAGTTTATTTTGCGATATTTACCCGATCGAATCAGAAGCAATTGACGCGCAAAATTCTCTTCATAAAATAA